One window of Pseudomonas sp. FP198 genomic DNA carries:
- a CDS encoding TIGR02281 family clan AA aspartic protease, protein MSQQPPGKRAGRVLMILAWCAALFLATRFFAQWEQRELNPNAEVHSQKGEGFIEVKLVGNRQGHFVASGQINGQPVDFMLDTGATDVAIPQELAERLKLEKGPGVRLSTANGLSEGYRTRIDRLQLGDIVLRDVRALVAPGLEGTQVLLGMSALNKLEFTQRDGTMLLRQTTN, encoded by the coding sequence ATGAGCCAGCAGCCACCGGGCAAGCGCGCCGGCCGGGTACTGATGATCCTGGCCTGGTGCGCGGCGCTATTTCTGGCAACGCGGTTTTTTGCCCAGTGGGAACAGCGTGAGCTCAACCCCAATGCCGAGGTGCATTCGCAGAAGGGCGAAGGTTTTATCGAGGTGAAGCTGGTCGGCAACCGGCAGGGGCATTTTGTCGCCAGCGGCCAGATCAACGGCCAGCCGGTGGATTTCATGCTCGACACCGGTGCCACCGACGTGGCGATCCCGCAGGAATTGGCCGAGCGCCTCAAGCTGGAAAAAGGTCCTGGCGTGAGGTTGAGCACCGCCAATGGTTTGAGCGAGGGCTACCGCACCCGCATCGACCGGCTGCAATTGGGTGACATCGTGTTGCGCGATGTCCGTGCCCTGGTGGCGCCAGGCCTGGAAGGCACGCAAGTGCTGTTGGGCATGAGCGCCCTGAACAAACTTGAATTTACCCAGCGCGACGGCACCATGCTGCTGCGCCAGACAACGAACTGA
- a CDS encoding esterase-like activity of phytase family protein, giving the protein MRNGFALALLLWAGVVVAAPAPELKLLSEHVVDGMRGGNLSGLALCGNEMWTVSDRDDERIYRLQPSDARAWQAEAVGIEVPAVPENDLPWGLQSRTWAASFVRGGELDYEGISCDSAGQRYVVSESHAAVLRISPAGEASWLKITPTMLRQARGSGMLLHFNALFEGVAVNPAGDQLWLAAERERRGLVLLKRQQTVWDCDGNCVLLSEAGQEMQPAQFPKAKAVSRDFADLSLFNGKLFTLERNAYQICRRDPQTAKVERCWSFAAEALQEQRRYPQPFGLVEALIVDADGAWIGVDNNDGARADGERRPVIWRFAAPEGGWGAAP; this is encoded by the coding sequence ATGCGCAACGGTTTCGCCCTGGCGTTGTTGCTGTGGGCGGGGGTGGTAGTCGCAGCGCCAGCGCCGGAACTGAAGTTGCTGTCCGAGCATGTCGTCGATGGCATGCGCGGCGGCAATCTGTCCGGGCTGGCCCTGTGTGGCAACGAGATGTGGACGGTATCCGATCGCGACGATGAGCGGATTTATCGGCTCCAACCCTCCGATGCCCGGGCCTGGCAGGCCGAGGCCGTCGGTATCGAGGTGCCGGCCGTGCCGGAGAATGATTTGCCTTGGGGCTTGCAGTCGCGGACCTGGGCGGCGTCGTTCGTGCGCGGTGGCGAACTGGACTACGAAGGCATCAGTTGCGACAGCGCCGGTCAGCGTTATGTGGTCAGTGAGTCCCACGCCGCCGTGCTGAGAATATCGCCGGCAGGCGAAGCGTCCTGGCTGAAAATCACCCCGACCATGCTCCGCCAGGCCCGGGGCAGCGGCATGCTGCTGCATTTTAATGCCCTGTTCGAAGGCGTGGCGGTCAACCCGGCCGGCGATCAGCTATGGCTGGCCGCCGAACGGGAGCGTCGTGGCCTGGTGTTGCTCAAGCGCCAGCAAACGGTGTGGGACTGCGACGGCAATTGCGTATTGTTGAGCGAAGCGGGGCAAGAGATGCAGCCGGCGCAGTTTCCCAAGGCCAAGGCGGTTTCCCGGGATTTCGCCGATCTGTCATTGTTCAACGGCAAGCTGTTTACCCTGGAGCGAAACGCCTACCAGATCTGCCGGCGTGACCCGCAGACCGCCAAGGTCGAGCGCTGCTGGTCGTTTGCGGCAGAGGCATTGCAGGAACAGCGCCGTTATCCACAGCCCTTCGGCCTGGTCGAAGCGCTCATCGTTGACGCCGACGGCGCCTGGATCGGCGTGGACAACAACGACGGTGCGCGGGCTGACGGCGAGCGGCGGCCGGTTATCTGGCGCTTCGCCGCGCCCGAGGGTGGCTGGGGTGCCGCGCCATGA
- the parE gene encoding DNA topoisomerase IV subunit B, which produces MATPSASSYNADAIEVLSGLDPVRKRPGMYTDTSRPNHLAQEVIDNSVDEALAGHAKSVQVILHADHSLEVSDDGRGMPVDIHPEEGVSGVELILTKLHAGGKFSNKNYQFSGGLHGVGISVVNALSTQVRVRVKRDGNEYQMTFADGYKATELEVVGTVGKRNTGTSVYFAPDPKYFDSPKFSVTRLKHVLKAKAVLCPGLLVSFEDKATGEKVEWHYEDGLRSYLVDAVNGFERLPNEPFCGSLAGNKEAVDWALLWLPEGGESVQESYVNLIPTAQGGTHVNGLRQGLLDAMREFCEFRNLLPRGVKLAPEDVWERIAFVLSMKMQEPQFSGQTKERLSSREAAAFVSGVVKDAFSLWLNANPETGLALAELAISNAGRRLKASKKVERKRITQGPALPGKLADCAGQDPMRSELFLVEGDSAGGSAKQARDKEFQAILPLRGKILNTWEVDGSEVLASQEVHNIAVAIGVDPGAEDMSQLRYGKICILADADSDGLHIATLLCALFVQHFRPLVDAGHVYVAMPPLYRIDLGKEIYYALDEAERDGILDRLVAEKKRGKPQVTRFKGLGEMNPPQLRETTMDPNTRRLVQLTLDDFEATSEMMDMLLAKKRAGDRKNWLESKGDLAEVLA; this is translated from the coding sequence ATGGCCACTCCCAGCGCTAGCTCCTATAACGCAGACGCCATCGAAGTCCTCTCGGGCCTCGACCCGGTGCGCAAGCGCCCCGGCATGTACACCGACACCAGTCGGCCGAATCACCTCGCCCAGGAAGTCATCGACAACAGCGTCGACGAAGCCTTGGCCGGGCACGCGAAGTCGGTGCAGGTCATCCTGCACGCCGATCATTCATTGGAAGTCAGCGATGACGGCCGCGGCATGCCAGTGGACATTCACCCTGAAGAGGGTGTGTCGGGCGTCGAGCTGATCCTCACCAAGCTCCACGCCGGCGGCAAGTTTTCCAACAAGAACTACCAGTTCTCCGGCGGCCTGCACGGGGTGGGTATTTCCGTGGTCAACGCCTTGTCGACCCAGGTGCGGGTGCGGGTCAAGCGTGACGGCAACGAATACCAGATGACCTTTGCCGACGGCTACAAGGCCACCGAGCTGGAAGTGGTCGGCACCGTCGGCAAGCGCAACACCGGCACCAGCGTGTATTTCGCGCCGGACCCGAAGTATTTCGATTCACCGAAGTTTTCCGTCACTCGCCTCAAGCACGTCCTCAAGGCCAAGGCGGTGTTGTGCCCGGGGCTGCTGGTGAGTTTCGAGGACAAGGCCACCGGCGAGAAGGTCGAATGGCACTACGAGGACGGCCTGCGCTCGTACCTGGTCGATGCGGTCAATGGTTTCGAGCGCCTGCCCAACGAGCCGTTCTGCGGCAGCCTGGCCGGTAACAAGGAAGCCGTGGACTGGGCGCTGCTGTGGCTGCCCGAGGGCGGCGAAAGCGTCCAGGAAAGCTACGTCAACCTGATCCCCACCGCCCAGGGCGGCACCCACGTCAACGGCTTGCGCCAGGGCCTGCTCGATGCGATGCGCGAGTTCTGCGAATTCCGTAACCTGCTGCCCCGTGGCGTCAAGCTGGCGCCGGAAGACGTCTGGGAGCGCATCGCCTTCGTATTGTCGATGAAGATGCAGGAGCCGCAATTCTCCGGCCAGACCAAGGAGCGCCTGTCGTCCCGCGAGGCGGCTGCGTTTGTCTCCGGGGTGGTCAAGGATGCGTTCAGCCTGTGGCTCAACGCCAACCCGGAAACTGGCCTGGCCCTCGCCGAACTGGCGATCAGCAACGCCGGCCGTCGCCTCAAGGCAAGCAAGAAGGTCGAGCGCAAGCGCATCACCCAGGGGCCGGCACTGCCGGGCAAGCTCGCCGATTGTGCCGGGCAGGACCCGATGCGTTCCGAGCTGTTCCTGGTGGAAGGTGACTCCGCCGGCGGCTCGGCCAAGCAGGCGCGAGACAAGGAGTTCCAGGCGATCCTGCCGCTGCGGGGCAAGATCCTCAACACTTGGGAAGTCGACGGCAGCGAAGTGCTGGCCAGTCAGGAAGTGCATAACATCGCGGTGGCCATCGGCGTCGATCCGGGCGCCGAGGACATGAGCCAGCTGCGTTACGGCAAGATCTGCATCCTCGCCGACGCCGACTCCGACGGCCTGCACATCGCCACCTTGCTCTGCGCCTTGTTCGTCCAGCATTTCCGCCCGCTGGTGGATGCCGGTCACGTCTATGTGGCGATGCCGCCGTTGTACCGTATCGACCTGGGCAAGGAGATCTACTACGCCCTGGATGAAGCCGAGCGCGACGGCATCCTTGATCGGCTGGTGGCCGAAAAGAAACGCGGCAAGCCACAGGTCACCCGATTCAAGGGCCTGGGCGAGATGAACCCGCCGCAGTTGCGCGAAACCACCATGGACCCGAACACCCGTCGGCTGGTGCAGTTGACCCTGGATGATTTCGAAGCAACGTCGGAAATGATGGACATGTTGCTGGCGAAAAAACGCGCCGGCGACCGCAAGAACTGGCTTGAATCCAAGGGTGATCTGGCCGAGGTCCTGGCCTGA
- a CDS encoding YqiA/YcfP family alpha/beta fold hydrolase: protein MSGSILYIHGFNSAPASTKACQLTEVMTRLGLGDQLRVPALHHHPREAIAQLEQAITELGRPLLVGSSLGGYYATHLAERHGLKALLVNPAVSPHRMFDGYLGTQKNLYTDETWELTHDHVTALAELEVPAPRDPQRFQVWLQTGDETLDYRHAQQYYRACALRIQAGGDHSFQGFAQQLPALLSFAGIGADLYQAIDFTSL, encoded by the coding sequence ATGTCGGGTTCGATCCTTTATATCCATGGCTTCAACAGCGCCCCGGCGTCGACCAAGGCCTGTCAACTGACCGAAGTGATGACGCGCCTCGGGCTGGGCGACCAGTTGCGGGTGCCGGCCTTGCATCACCATCCGCGCGAGGCGATTGCTCAGTTGGAGCAGGCGATCACAGAACTGGGGCGGCCGCTGCTGGTCGGCAGCTCGCTCGGCGGCTACTATGCGACTCACTTGGCCGAGCGCCACGGCCTCAAGGCCCTGTTGGTCAATCCGGCGGTCAGTCCGCATCGGATGTTCGACGGTTATCTGGGCACGCAGAAGAATTTGTACACCGACGAGACCTGGGAGTTGACCCACGACCACGTGACGGCCCTGGCCGAGCTGGAAGTGCCGGCGCCCCGGGATCCGCAGCGGTTTCAGGTATGGTTGCAAACCGGTGACGAAACGCTGGATTATCGCCACGCCCAGCAGTATTACCGTGCCTGCGCATTGCGTATCCAGGCCGGCGGCGACCACAGTTTCCAAGGGTTTGCCCAGCAGTTGCCGGCGCTGTTGAGTTTTGCCGGCATTGGCGCCGATTTGTACCAGGCGATCGACTTCACCTCACTGTGA
- a CDS encoding DUF6124 family protein has product MFSVVQSADAECVLANLSETLASANAMLSDLAFNLEGSNRHFAFGVQQMIELSELLANRALDIVEPRQ; this is encoded by the coding sequence TTGTTCTCCGTCGTGCAAAGCGCTGACGCCGAGTGTGTACTGGCCAACCTCAGCGAAACCCTGGCTTCTGCCAACGCCATGCTCAGCGACCTGGCCTTCAATCTGGAAGGTTCGAACCGGCATTTCGCGTTCGGTGTCCAGCAGATGATCGAGCTCAGTGAGTTGTTGGCGAATCGGGCGCTGGACATTGTCGAGCCGAGACAATGA
- a CDS encoding nucleoid-structuring protein H-NS, producing the protein MPRQGSACPHSGIAPWARREGPSLAQRGYPGIHAGMPTAQCLRSASVVNGASQIKIKIKIKV; encoded by the coding sequence GTGCCTCGCCAAGGCTCGGCATGCCCTCACTCCGGCATTGCTCCGTGGGCCCGCCGCGAAGGGCCGTCCCTGGCCCAGCGCGGCTATCCCGGCATCCATGCCGGGATGCCCACTGCACAATGCCTGCGTTCGGCCAGCGTGGTTAACGGGGCGTCTCAGATCAAGATCAAGATCAAGATCAAGGTCTAA
- a CDS encoding DUF6124 family protein codes for MPKITPNPPETTHLSAHAEDNPQSLDETAQRALNSYPDPKPKAKQKPSPDQLFSVVQSADAECVLANLSETLASANAMLSDLAFSLEGSNRHFAFGVQQMIELSELLANRALDIVEPRQ; via the coding sequence ATGCCCAAGATTACGCCCAACCCGCCAGAAACAACCCACTTGTCAGCCCACGCTGAAGACAATCCGCAAAGTCTCGATGAAACCGCCCAGCGCGCCCTCAACTCCTATCCCGACCCAAAACCCAAAGCCAAACAGAAACCCTCCCCAGACCAGTTATTCTCCGTCGTGCAAAGCGCTGACGCCGAATGTGTATTGGCCAACCTCAGCGAAACCCTTGCCTCTGCCAACGCCATGCTCAGTGACCTGGCCTTCAGCCTGGAAGGTTCGAACCGGCATTTCGCGTTCGGTGTCCAGCAGATGATCGAACTCAGTGAGTTGTTGGCGAATCGGGCGCTGGACATCGTCGAGCCGAGACAATGA
- the cpdA gene encoding 3',5'-cyclic-AMP phosphodiesterase codes for MPSVSSLTTADAALLVQLSDSHLFAEADASLLGMNTRDSLRAVVDLVLQQQPEIDLMLATGDLSQDGTLQSYEAFRQLTARIDAPARWIPGNHDEPQVMLEAAVQSTLLDPVVDIGNWRVTLLDSAVPGSVPGFLAEEQLILLANALSEAPERHHLVCLHHHPVSIGCAWMEPIGLRNPEALFAVLDRFPQVRAVLWGHVHQEIDRVRDGVRLLASPSTCIQFEPASEDFAVGSQAPGYRWLRLLPDGRLETGVERVVGFAFTPDYGSNGY; via the coding sequence TTGCCGAGCGTATCCAGCTTGACCACTGCCGACGCGGCGCTGCTGGTCCAACTGTCTGACAGTCATTTGTTCGCCGAGGCCGATGCTTCGTTGCTGGGCATGAACACCCGTGACAGTTTGCGGGCGGTCGTTGACCTGGTACTCCAGCAGCAACCGGAGATTGACCTGATGCTCGCCACCGGCGACTTGTCCCAGGACGGTACGCTGCAATCCTACGAGGCATTTCGGCAACTGACTGCGCGTATCGACGCGCCGGCGCGGTGGATTCCGGGCAATCATGATGAGCCGCAGGTGATGCTTGAGGCGGCGGTCCAGAGTACGTTGCTCGATCCGGTGGTGGACATTGGCAACTGGCGAGTCACTCTGTTGGATTCAGCCGTGCCGGGTTCGGTGCCGGGTTTTTTGGCCGAGGAGCAGTTGATTCTGTTGGCCAATGCCTTGAGCGAGGCGCCGGAGCGGCATCATCTGGTGTGCCTGCATCATCATCCGGTGTCGATTGGTTGTGCGTGGATGGAGCCGATCGGGTTGCGCAATCCGGAGGCGCTGTTTGCAGTGCTGGATCGGTTTCCGCAGGTGCGGGCGGTGTTGTGGGGGCATGTGCATCAGGAAATAGACCGGGTGCGTGATGGGGTTCGTTTGTTGGCTTCGCCTTCGACCTGTATCCAGTTTGAGCCGGCGAGTGAGGATTTTGCGGTGGGCTCGCAGGCGCCAGGGTATCGGTGGTTGCGGTTATTGCCGGATGGGCGCTTGGAGACGGGGGTTGAGCGGGTGGTTGGGTTTGCGTTTACGCCTGACTACGGATCCAACGGCTACTGA
- a CDS encoding DUF1249 domain-containing protein, giving the protein MVLNKLRDRYRVDLVGLQAACEANYARLMRLLPDMRNDPAPRRIAVTHGDQMLGVLALEVLQTCPYTTTLQVRQEHSLPWLPVPQLEVQVYHDARMAEVVSAEHARRFRGIYPYPNASMHQPDEKAQLNLFLGEWLSHCLALGHEFEVVR; this is encoded by the coding sequence ATGGTCCTGAACAAGCTGCGCGATCGTTATCGCGTCGACCTGGTGGGGTTGCAGGCCGCCTGCGAGGCCAACTACGCCCGCCTGATGCGCTTGTTGCCGGACATGCGCAACGACCCGGCACCGCGCCGCATCGCCGTGACCCACGGCGACCAGATGCTCGGCGTACTGGCCCTGGAAGTGCTGCAGACCTGTCCCTACACCACCACGTTGCAAGTGCGCCAGGAACACAGCCTGCCCTGGTTGCCGGTGCCGCAGCTGGAAGTGCAGGTCTATCACGATGCACGCATGGCCGAAGTGGTCAGCGCCGAACATGCACGACGCTTTCGCGGCATCTATCCTTACCCCAATGCGTCAATGCACCAGCCGGACGAAAAGGCCCAGTTGAACCTGTTCCTGGGCGAGTGGCTGAGTCATTGCCTGGCGCTGGGCCACGAGTTCGAAGTCGTACGGTAG
- a CDS encoding NUDIX domain-containing protein yields the protein MTDFANATPSNVDIVKRETCFKGFYKLDRLVLRHELFAGGMSREISRELFVRHDAVCVLPYDPQRDEVVLIEQFRVGAIGKAANPWLVELVAGLIDKDEQPEEVAHREAQEEAGLVFAALWPMTKYFPSPGGSNEFVHLYLGRCDSTGAGGLHGLLEEAEDIRVKTWPFEDALQAVRDGRICNAASIIALQWLALNRDEVRGLWS from the coding sequence ATGACCGATTTCGCCAACGCCACACCGAGCAACGTGGACATCGTCAAGCGTGAAACCTGCTTCAAGGGTTTCTATAAGCTCGACCGCCTCGTCTTGCGCCACGAGCTGTTTGCCGGTGGTATGAGCCGTGAGATCAGTCGTGAACTGTTTGTACGTCATGACGCGGTGTGTGTGCTGCCCTACGATCCGCAGCGTGACGAAGTGGTATTGATAGAGCAGTTTCGCGTGGGCGCCATTGGCAAGGCCGCCAATCCCTGGTTGGTTGAACTGGTGGCCGGTCTGATCGACAAGGACGAGCAACCGGAAGAAGTTGCTCATCGCGAAGCGCAGGAGGAAGCTGGGCTGGTGTTCGCTGCGCTCTGGCCGATGACCAAGTATTTCCCGTCGCCGGGCGGCAGCAATGAGTTCGTGCATCTTTACCTGGGGCGTTGCGACAGTACGGGGGCCGGCGGCCTGCATGGCCTGCTGGAAGAAGCTGAAGATATCCGCGTGAAGACCTGGCCTTTCGAAGACGCCCTGCAAGCGGTGCGCGACGGACGTATCTGCAACGCGGCGAGCATCATTGCCTTGCAATGGCTGGCCTTGAATCGAGATGAAGTGAGGGGGCTATGGTCCTGA
- a CDS encoding DUF3298 domain-containing protein, with product MSLFKIASLAAIALILGACQSLFQPNYRAPLETTRDASEQLQPGCASADCPLVNIDTLHFPTEPALDGIIEKRLLQMTRTTPDAPVAPTLAAYREQFLRSAAPRNSSYLQAKVREQHDGLVIIELSSYLDTSGAHGTPGRGFINYSRQQHKVLALSDMLLPGQEEAFWKAAQVAHNSWLISTKLDQEPEFLKQWSFQKTPHIALTYGGVILKYEVSTIAPYALGHIELKIAYPRLNGILKPELFPGRS from the coding sequence ATGTCGCTTTTCAAGATTGCTTCGCTGGCCGCCATTGCCCTGATCCTGGGCGCTTGCCAGAGCCTGTTCCAACCCAATTACCGCGCCCCGCTGGAGACCACTCGCGATGCGTCGGAGCAATTACAGCCTGGCTGCGCCAGCGCCGACTGCCCGCTGGTCAACATCGACACCCTGCATTTCCCCACTGAGCCCGCGCTGGACGGGATCATCGAAAAACGTCTGCTGCAAATGACCCGCACGACCCCGGACGCCCCGGTGGCACCGACCCTGGCCGCCTATCGCGAACAGTTTCTGCGCAGCGCCGCACCGCGCAACAGCAGCTATCTGCAGGCCAAGGTACGTGAACAACATGACGGCCTGGTGATCATCGAACTGTCCAGCTACCTGGACACTAGCGGCGCTCACGGCACCCCAGGTCGCGGCTTCATCAACTATTCGCGCCAGCAGCACAAGGTGCTGGCGCTGTCGGACATGCTGTTGCCCGGCCAGGAAGAAGCCTTCTGGAAAGCCGCGCAAGTGGCCCACAACAGCTGGCTGATCAGCACCAAGCTGGATCAGGAACCGGAATTCCTGAAACAGTGGTCCTTCCAGAAAACCCCGCACATCGCGCTGACCTACGGCGGGGTGATCCTCAAATACGAAGTGAGCACCATTGCGCCGTACGCCCTGGGCCACATCGAACTGAAGATCGCCTACCCACGCCTCAACGGCATCCTCAAGCCCGAGCTGTTTCCCGGCCGTAGCTGA
- the cytX gene encoding putative hydroxymethylpyrimidine transporter CytX — protein MNIQPSTYSPDTAVPLDKRVFGARDLFSLWFSLGIGLMVLQVGALLAPGLGLSGSLLAIFLGTLMGVLLLAAVGVIGSDTGLSAMAALKLSLGGKGASVPAVLNLLQLIGWGSFEIIVMRDAASLLGARAFSEGSLGTNPLLWTLFFGALATLLAVSGPLTFVRRVLRKWGIWLLLAACIWLTWNLFAKADLAALWAQAGDGSMSLAVGFDIAIAMPLSWLPLIADYSRFGKRAKNVFGGTAVGFFIGNVWLMSLGVAYTLAFAPSGEVNALLLALAGAGLGIPLLLILLDESENAFADIHSAAVSTSMLSGLKVEHLALAIGVICTVIACFAPLAQYQNFLLLIGSVFAPLFGVVLVDHFILRKRSSQVRSVALRWPALLAWLGGVSTYHLLANFYPDIGATLPSLILAGLLQLLLGRAFSYGRETARA, from the coding sequence GTGAACATCCAACCCAGCACCTACTCCCCAGACACCGCCGTGCCCCTGGACAAACGCGTCTTCGGCGCCCGCGATCTGTTTTCCCTGTGGTTCTCCCTGGGCATCGGCCTGATGGTCTTGCAGGTCGGCGCCTTGCTCGCGCCGGGCCTGGGCCTGAGCGGTTCGTTGCTGGCGATTTTCCTCGGCACGCTGATGGGCGTCCTGCTGCTGGCGGCGGTCGGGGTGATTGGCAGCGACACCGGCCTGTCGGCCATGGCCGCGCTCAAGCTCAGCCTCGGCGGCAAGGGCGCGAGCGTGCCGGCGGTGTTGAACCTGCTGCAGCTGATTGGCTGGGGCTCGTTCGAAATCATCGTCATGCGCGATGCGGCCAGCCTGCTCGGCGCCCGTGCCTTCAGTGAAGGCAGCTTGGGCACCAACCCTTTGCTGTGGACCTTGTTCTTCGGTGCGTTGGCGACCTTGCTCGCGGTCAGCGGACCGTTGACCTTCGTGCGCAGGGTCCTGCGCAAATGGGGCATCTGGTTGCTGCTGGCGGCTTGCATCTGGCTGACCTGGAACCTGTTCGCCAAGGCTGACCTCGCCGCGCTGTGGGCCCAGGCCGGCGACGGTTCGATGTCGCTGGCGGTGGGTTTTGACATCGCCATCGCCATGCCGCTGTCGTGGTTGCCGCTGATTGCCGACTACTCGCGTTTCGGCAAGCGCGCCAAAAACGTCTTCGGCGGCACGGCCGTGGGGTTCTTCATTGGTAACGTCTGGCTGATGAGCCTCGGCGTGGCCTACACCCTGGCGTTCGCGCCGAGCGGTGAGGTCAATGCGTTGCTGCTGGCCCTGGCCGGTGCCGGGTTGGGTATTCCGTTGCTGCTGATCCTGCTGGACGAGTCGGAAAACGCCTTCGCCGACATCCACTCGGCGGCGGTGTCGACGAGCATGTTGTCGGGGCTGAAGGTCGAGCACCTGGCCTTGGCGATTGGTGTCATCTGCACCGTGATCGCCTGCTTCGCGCCGCTGGCTCAGTATCAGAATTTCCTGCTACTGATCGGCTCGGTGTTCGCGCCGCTGTTCGGCGTGGTGCTGGTGGATCACTTCATCCTGCGCAAGCGCAGCAGCCAGGTGCGCTCAGTCGCGTTGCGCTGGCCGGCGTTGTTGGCCTGGCTGGGCGGGGTGAGTACCTACCACCTGCTGGCCAACTTCTATCCGGACATCGGCGCCACCCTGCCGTCGCTGATCCTGGCAGGGTTGCTGCAGCTGTTGCTGGGCCGGGCTTTCAGCTACGGCCGGGAAACAGCTCGGGCTTGA
- the thiC gene encoding phosphomethylpyrimidine synthase ThiC, with protein sequence MTTKSKNATNLSESAQVDQQSVQPFTRSQKIYVQGSRPDIRVPMREISLDVTPTDFGGEINAPVVVYDTSGPYTDPNVIIDVRKGLADVRSPWIEARGDTERLAGLSSNFGQERLADPELTKLRFAHVNNPRRAKPGANVSQMHYARQGIITAEMEYVAIRENMKLEVARAAGLLDQQHAGHSFGASVPKVITPEFVRDEIARGRAIIPANINHTELEPMIIGRNFLVKINGNIGNSALGSSIEEEVAKLTWGIRWGSDTVMDLSTGKHIHETREWIIRNSPVPIGTVPIYQALEKVGGVAEDLTWELFRDTLIEQAEQGVDYFTIHAGVLLRYVPMTAKRVTGIVSRGGSIMAKWCLAHHKENFLYTHFEDICEIMKAYDVSFSLGDGLRPGSIADANDEAQFGELETLGELTKIAWKHDVQCMIEGPGHVPMQLIKENMDKQLECCDEAPFYTLGPLTTDIAPGYDHITSGIGAAMIGWFGCAMLCYVTPKEHLGLPNKDDVKTGIITYKIAAHAADLAKGHPGAQIRDNALSKARFEFRWEDQFNLGLDPDTARSYHDETLPKDSAKVAHFCSMCGPKFCSMKITQEVREYAANQRIEAVDVDVAQGLAEQAERFKKEGSQLYKKV encoded by the coding sequence ACGTGACCCCCACCGACTTCGGCGGCGAAATCAACGCGCCAGTGGTGGTGTACGACACCTCGGGGCCCTACACCGACCCGAACGTGATCATCGATGTGCGCAAGGGCCTGGCCGATGTGCGCTCGCCGTGGATCGAAGCCCGTGGCGACACCGAGCGTCTCGCCGGCCTGAGTTCCAATTTCGGCCAGGAACGCCTGGCCGATCCCGAGCTGACCAAGCTGCGCTTCGCCCATGTAAACAACCCGCGTCGCGCCAAGCCGGGCGCCAACGTCAGCCAGATGCACTACGCGCGCCAAGGCATCATCACCGCCGAGATGGAATACGTCGCCATCCGCGAAAACATGAAGCTGGAAGTGGCCCGCGCCGCCGGCCTGCTGGACCAGCAACACGCCGGTCACAGCTTCGGCGCCAGCGTGCCGAAAGTCATTACCCCGGAATTCGTCCGTGACGAAATCGCCCGTGGCCGCGCGATCATTCCGGCCAACATCAACCACACCGAACTGGAACCGATGATCATCGGCCGTAACTTCCTGGTGAAGATCAACGGCAACATCGGCAACAGCGCGCTGGGTTCGTCCATCGAAGAAGAAGTGGCGAAGCTGACCTGGGGCATCCGCTGGGGTTCGGACACGGTCATGGACCTGTCCACCGGCAAGCACATCCACGAAACCCGCGAGTGGATCATCCGCAACTCGCCGGTGCCGATCGGCACCGTGCCGATCTACCAGGCCCTGGAAAAAGTCGGCGGCGTGGCCGAAGACCTGACCTGGGAGCTGTTTCGCGACACGCTGATCGAACAGGCCGAGCAGGGCGTCGACTACTTCACCATCCATGCCGGCGTGTTGCTGCGTTATGTGCCGATGACCGCCAAGCGCGTCACCGGTATCGTCAGCCGTGGCGGTTCGATCATGGCCAAGTGGTGCCTGGCGCATCACAAGGAAAACTTCCTCTACACCCACTTCGAAGACATCTGCGAAATCATGAAGGCCTACGACGTCAGCTTCTCGCTGGGCGACGGCCTGCGTCCGGGCTCGATTGCCGACGCCAATGACGAAGCGCAGTTCGGCGAGCTGGAAACCCTCGGCGAGTTGACCAAGATCGCCTGGAAGCACGACGTGCAATGCATGATTGAAGGCCCGGGTCATGTGCCGATGCAGTTGATCAAGGAGAACATGGACAAGCAGCTGGAATGCTGTGACGAGGCGCCGTTCTACACCCTCGGCCCGCTGACCACCGACATCGCGCCGGGCTACGATCACATCACCTCCGGCATCGGCGCGGCGATGATCGGCTGGTTCGGGTGCGCGATGCTCTGCTACGTCACGCCGAAGGAACACCTCGGCCTGCCGAACAAGGATGACGTCAAGACGGGAATCATCACTTACAAAATCGCCGCGCATGCTGCCGATCTGGCCAAAGGGCATCCGGGCGCGCAGATCCGTGACAACGCCTTGAGCAAGGCGCGGTTCGAGTTCCGTTGGGAAGACCAGTTCAACCTCGGCCTCGACCCGGACACCGCCCGCTCGTACCACGACGAAACCCTGCCGAAGGACTCGGCCAAGGTCGCGCATTTCTGTTCGATGTGCGGGCCGAAATTCTGCTCGATGAAAATCACCCAGGAAGTGCGTGAGTACGCGGCCAACCAGCGCATTGAAGCGGTGGATGTCGACGTCGCCCAAGGCCTGGCGGAGCAGGCGGAGCGGTTCAAGAAGGAAGGTAGTCAGCTTTACAAGAAAGTCTGA